One genomic window of Undibacterium cyanobacteriorum includes the following:
- a CDS encoding diguanylate cyclase — protein MSSADEELEAAIRALGQVFISKLPGKLAEIEDAKDAFCSNSDNKEHEALLHRLLHTMAGSAGTFGFPEMGAKARVLESQLKAHIAGEVWDQARLDLFCRDIETYIQESRVAEPEAEPEALAPVKAPVVEAERKLIYLVDSDFEKTAEIVAQLEQFAFDVCHIECLEYLAEALDEKMPHFLVIDLDCQHGYHAGGDEIERLQAQGRKLPPTLFMSNLNSFESRLRAVRAGGEGFFLKPVDVLALTERMEEILALPEPRLYRILIIDDDVDLTNAYSTLLKSAGMIVEVLNDPELVLERMASFRPELLLMDIYMPNCDGVELSKVIRQDHSYLDVPIIFLSSEQDEQKQIAAVKVGADDFLCKPIAPELLISSLSSRAERFRSLRTLVMRDGLTGLFNHTAIKEDLIAKISSASRTVTCVAVAMIDLDNFKMVNDTYGHQMGDQVLRTLSHMLKQRLRKSDAVGRYGGEEFIVIFPNTTADVARMVLDKIRTAFSRVVHVSEHGEFKVGFSAGIADSRQTANPDELLTVADAALYKAKANGKNQVVLGE, from the coding sequence GTGAGCTCAGCAGACGAAGAACTTGAGGCGGCGATCCGAGCGCTTGGTCAAGTTTTCATTTCTAAACTTCCAGGTAAATTGGCGGAGATAGAAGACGCCAAGGATGCTTTTTGCAGTAACTCCGATAACAAAGAACATGAAGCCTTGCTGCATAGACTGCTTCATACAATGGCAGGTTCCGCTGGAACCTTCGGTTTCCCAGAAATGGGCGCTAAGGCGCGCGTTCTTGAATCTCAACTCAAAGCCCATATAGCCGGAGAAGTTTGGGATCAAGCTCGCTTAGACTTATTTTGCCGCGATATCGAAACGTATATTCAAGAGTCGCGCGTGGCGGAACCTGAGGCTGAGCCAGAGGCTCTTGCGCCTGTGAAGGCACCGGTTGTGGAGGCAGAGCGTAAGCTCATTTATTTAGTCGACAGTGATTTCGAGAAGACCGCCGAAATTGTGGCCCAGTTAGAGCAGTTCGCTTTTGACGTTTGCCATATCGAATGTCTTGAGTATTTGGCGGAAGCACTTGACGAAAAAATGCCGCATTTCCTAGTGATCGACCTTGATTGCCAGCATGGCTATCACGCAGGCGGTGACGAAATCGAACGCTTGCAGGCACAAGGACGCAAGTTGCCGCCTACCTTGTTCATGTCGAACTTAAACAGTTTTGAGAGCCGGTTGCGGGCCGTGCGCGCTGGTGGCGAAGGTTTTTTCCTGAAGCCGGTTGACGTCCTCGCGTTGACCGAACGCATGGAAGAAATTCTTGCATTGCCTGAGCCACGCTTATATCGCATTTTGATCATTGATGACGATGTCGATTTAACGAACGCTTACAGCACATTGTTGAAGTCGGCTGGCATGATCGTCGAAGTGTTGAATGACCCGGAATTAGTATTGGAGCGTATGGCGAGTTTTAGACCAGAGCTGCTGTTGATGGACATTTACATGCCGAACTGTGATGGTGTTGAGCTTTCGAAAGTGATTCGCCAAGATCATTCCTACCTGGATGTCCCGATTATTTTTCTGTCGAGCGAACAAGATGAACAGAAGCAGATTGCCGCTGTCAAAGTGGGTGCTGATGATTTCTTATGTAAGCCAATCGCGCCTGAATTGCTGATTTCTTCGTTGTCTTCACGTGCGGAACGCTTCCGTTCTTTACGTACTTTGGTCATGCGCGATGGCTTAACAGGCCTGTTTAATCATACTGCGATCAAAGAAGACCTTATCGCCAAGATTTCAAGTGCGAGCCGCACCGTGACCTGCGTGGCGGTGGCCATGATCGATCTTGATAACTTCAAAATGGTGAACGATACCTACGGTCATCAGATGGGCGATCAAGTTCTGCGCACTTTGTCTCACATGCTTAAGCAACGTCTCAGAAAAAGTGACGCAGTGGGCCGCTATGGTGGTGAAGAGTTTATTGTCATTTTCCCCAACACGACCGCCGATGTTGCACGGATGGTGTTAGATAAAATTCGTACAGCCTTTAGTCGTGTTGTTCACGTTTCTGAACACGGAGAATTTAAGGTGGGGTTCTCAGCGGGTATCGCCGATTCGCGTCAAACAGCGAACCCCGATGAATTATTGACCGTCGCTGACGCTGCTTTGTACAAAGCGAAAGCAAATGGCAAGAATCAGGTGGTATTGGGCGAATAA
- the hutU gene encoding urocanate hydratase, which produces MNHDPRWDASREIRAPRGAEKVCKTWVAEAAYRMLQNNLDKEVAENPKHLVVYGGIGRAARNWECFDQILASLKELGEDETLLIQSGKPVGVFKTTPDSPRVLIANSNLVPKWANWEHFNELDRKGLFMYGQMTAGSWIYIGTQGIVQGTYETFAEAGRQHFGGDWGGRWILTAGLGGMGGAQPLAATFAGAVSLNIECQQSSIDFRLRTRYVDKQAKDLDDAIELIKFHTARKDAISIALLGNAADILPELVKRAQAGGIKPDLVTDQTSAHDLINGYLPIGWSVEQWKEAQKDPSQHAKLTADAAQACAVHVQAMLDFHAMGIPTVDYGNNIRQVAFDTGVKNAFDFPGFVPAYIRPLFCDGKGPFRWVALSGDPEDIRKTDAKIKELFPENKGVHKWLDMAGERIAFQGLPARICWLGLGERHIAGLAFNEMVKNGELKAPIVIGRDHLDTGSVSSPNRETEGMKDGTDAVSDWPLLNALLNTAGGASWVSLHHGGGVGMGYSQHSGMVIVADGTEAAAKRLARVLVNDCGSGVMRHADAGYEQAVACAKRNGLNLPMIK; this is translated from the coding sequence ATGAATCACGATCCACGTTGGGACGCAAGTCGCGAAATTCGTGCACCGCGCGGTGCAGAGAAAGTCTGTAAAACTTGGGTAGCAGAAGCGGCTTACCGCATGCTGCAAAATAATCTCGATAAGGAAGTGGCAGAGAATCCTAAGCACCTCGTGGTGTACGGCGGCATTGGCCGCGCGGCGCGTAACTGGGAATGCTTCGATCAAATTTTGGCGAGCTTGAAAGAACTCGGTGAAGATGAAACCTTGTTGATTCAATCCGGCAAACCAGTCGGCGTGTTTAAAACGACACCGGACTCCCCACGCGTGTTGATCGCTAATTCCAATTTGGTACCGAAGTGGGCGAATTGGGAACACTTCAATGAACTCGACCGCAAAGGCTTGTTCATGTATGGTCAAATGACCGCAGGTAGCTGGATCTACATCGGCACCCAAGGTATCGTGCAAGGTACTTATGAAACCTTCGCCGAAGCAGGGCGCCAACACTTTGGTGGTGATTGGGGCGGTCGCTGGATTTTGACAGCGGGCTTGGGTGGCATGGGTGGTGCGCAGCCATTAGCGGCGACCTTTGCCGGCGCCGTGTCTTTGAACATCGAATGCCAACAATCGAGTATCGATTTCCGCTTGCGCACGCGCTATGTCGATAAACAAGCTAAAGACTTGGACGACGCGATCGAATTGATCAAGTTCCATACAGCACGCAAAGATGCGATCTCGATTGCTTTGTTGGGCAACGCGGCCGACATTTTGCCAGAATTGGTCAAGCGCGCTCAAGCGGGTGGCATCAAACCAGATTTGGTCACAGATCAAACTTCGGCTCACGATTTGATTAATGGCTATTTGCCGATTGGCTGGTCAGTCGAACAGTGGAAAGAGGCACAGAAAGATCCAAGTCAACATGCGAAGCTAACGGCTGATGCGGCACAAGCTTGCGCAGTCCATGTGCAAGCGATGTTGGATTTCCATGCGATGGGTATTCCAACCGTCGATTACGGTAATAATATTCGTCAAGTGGCATTCGATACTGGCGTTAAGAATGCCTTTGATTTCCCAGGTTTTGTTCCTGCTTATATTCGTCCTTTGTTCTGCGATGGTAAAGGACCATTCCGTTGGGTGGCTTTGTCCGGTGATCCAGAAGACATCCGTAAGACTGATGCGAAAATTAAGGAACTCTTCCCGGAGAATAAAGGCGTTCACAAATGGTTGGATATGGCCGGTGAACGCATCGCCTTCCAAGGTTTACCAGCGCGTATTTGCTGGTTAGGTTTGGGTGAACGTCATATCGCCGGCTTGGCGTTTAATGAGATGGTCAAGAACGGCGAATTGAAAGCGCCGATCGTCATCGGTCGTGATCACTTGGATACAGGGTCTGTGTCTAGCCCGAATCGCGAAACCGAAGGCATGAAGGACGGCACCGATGCGGTATCTGATTGGCCTTTGTTGAATGCCTTGTTGAACACCGCAGGCGGTGCGAGCTGGGTCTCCTTGCATCACGGCGGCGGCGTCGGCATGGGCTACTCACAACACTCAGGTATGGTGATCGTGGCTGATGGTACAGAAGCAGCAGCAAAACGTTTGGCGCGCGTACTCGTCAATGACTGCGGCTCCGGTGTCATGCGTCATGCAGATGCTGGCTACGAACAAGCTGTTGCTTGCGCTAAGCGTAATGGCTTGAATTTGCCGATGATTAAATAA
- a CDS encoding response regulator, translated as MSANSLTNILYVEDDLDIQAVAQIALEVVGGYTLKTCSSGAEAIAAIEGGFVPDLLLLDVMMPNMDGPTTLAELRKMSTTASTPVIFMTAKVQSSEQDYYFTLGAIGVIAKPFDPMSLSVQVRTLWEKVS; from the coding sequence ATGTCTGCAAATTCACTCACCAATATCTTGTACGTGGAAGACGATCTCGATATTCAGGCCGTTGCGCAGATCGCCTTGGAAGTCGTCGGTGGTTACACACTAAAAACTTGCAGCTCTGGCGCGGAGGCAATCGCAGCAATCGAGGGAGGTTTTGTACCTGATTTGCTGTTGTTAGACGTGATGATGCCCAACATGGATGGGCCGACTACTTTGGCCGAACTGCGCAAGATGAGCACCACGGCATCGACCCCAGTGATATTTATGACCGCCAAAGTGCAATCTAGCGAACAAGATTACTACTTCACCTTGGGTGCTATTGGCGTGATTGCCAAGCCCTTCGATCCTATGAGTTTGTCCGTTCAGGTAAGAACTCTGTGGGAAAAAGTTAGTTAA
- the parC gene encoding DNA topoisomerase IV subunit A, protein MSEQANLFDEVPDNNGGGGNDGESLTLATFAERAYLDYAISVVKGRALPDVSDGQKPVQRRILYSMNELGLNASAKPRKSATVVGEVLGKLHPHGDQSVYDAMVRMAQDFSLRYPLIDGQGNFGSRDGDGAAAMRYTEARLTPISKLLLDEIDLGTVDFQANYDGSYEEPTLLPGRLPFVLLNGASGIAVGMATEIPSHNLNEVAKAAVAMIRNPKISHAELMEHIPGPDFPGGGQIITPAAAISDIYATGRGSVKVRARWKIEELARGQWQAVVTELPPGTSTQKVLEEIEEITNPKVKLGKKSLSPEQISQKQIMLSVLDAVRDESGKDAAVRLVLEPKSKNQDQTEFMQMLLAHTSLETSASLNLVMIGGDGRPRQKALGEILGEWISFRFETVTRRTRFRLQKVDDRIHILEGRQAVLLNIDKVIKIIRESDEPKPALITAFRLSDRQAEDILEIRLRQLARLEAIKIEQELAELRNEKSGLQNLLDDPSAMKRCIIKEIEGDAKQYGDARRTLIEEAQKASVEQKVIDEPVTVVVSEKGWVRARTGHDHDPAQFTFKAGDKLYGTFECRTVDNLLVFGSNGRVYSVAVSALPGARGDGVPVTTLIDLAAGTRIMHYYAGKAEIQLLLASTAGYGFTAKLGDMVGRMKAGKAFMTLDDGDEPLAPSAVSEDASAIACLSEKGRLLVFGLNEIKQLSSGGRGVILMELEDKEKLLAATAISQKGVKVHGIGRGGKAQEVSLSASGLANHIGKRARKGKALEAKVKAQSLQKN, encoded by the coding sequence ATGAGCGAACAAGCAAATTTATTTGATGAAGTGCCGGACAATAATGGCGGTGGTGGCAATGACGGCGAGTCTTTGACGCTGGCGACCTTTGCCGAGCGTGCTTATTTGGACTATGCGATTTCAGTCGTCAAAGGCCGTGCCTTGCCCGATGTGAGTGACGGTCAAAAACCTGTGCAACGTCGAATTTTGTATTCGATGAATGAGCTTGGTTTGAACGCCAGTGCTAAGCCCCGTAAATCCGCCACCGTGGTCGGTGAAGTACTCGGTAAATTGCATCCCCATGGCGACCAGTCTGTGTATGACGCGATGGTACGGATGGCGCAAGATTTCTCACTACGCTACCCGCTTATTGATGGTCAAGGTAACTTCGGTTCACGCGATGGCGATGGTGCTGCGGCGATGCGTTACACCGAAGCCCGTTTAACGCCGATCTCCAAATTATTGCTCGATGAAATTGATCTCGGCACGGTCGACTTCCAAGCCAACTATGATGGCTCTTATGAAGAACCAACGTTACTGCCAGGACGTTTGCCTTTCGTGCTCTTGAATGGCGCCTCCGGTATCGCGGTGGGTATGGCTACCGAAATCCCTTCGCATAATTTGAACGAAGTCGCCAAAGCCGCAGTCGCGATGATCCGCAATCCTAAAATCAGCCATGCTGAATTGATGGAACATATTCCGGGCCCGGACTTCCCTGGTGGCGGTCAAATCATTACGCCAGCAGCGGCCATCAGCGATATTTACGCCACTGGTCGCGGCAGTGTGAAAGTGCGCGCGCGCTGGAAAATTGAAGAGTTAGCGCGTGGCCAATGGCAAGCCGTGGTCACGGAACTGCCACCGGGTACCTCGACCCAAAAAGTTTTGGAAGAGATCGAAGAGATCACCAATCCTAAAGTCAAACTCGGTAAAAAATCGCTGTCACCAGAACAAATCAGCCAAAAGCAAATCATGTTATCGGTGCTTGACGCCGTGCGCGATGAGTCTGGTAAAGATGCTGCGGTCCGACTGGTTCTCGAGCCTAAATCGAAGAATCAAGATCAGACTGAGTTCATGCAAATGCTATTGGCGCATACTTCGCTTGAGACCTCGGCTTCACTCAATTTGGTCATGATTGGTGGCGATGGACGTCCACGTCAAAAAGCCTTGGGCGAAATTCTCGGTGAATGGATCAGTTTCCGCTTTGAGACGGTCACACGCCGTACCCGCTTCCGTCTGCAGAAAGTCGATGATCGTATTCATATCCTCGAAGGTCGCCAAGCGGTTCTATTGAATATCGATAAAGTCATCAAGATCATTCGCGAATCCGATGAACCGAAGCCCGCTCTGATCACTGCTTTCCGTTTGTCTGATCGCCAAGCTGAAGATATTCTCGAAATTCGTTTGCGTCAGTTGGCACGTTTAGAAGCCATCAAGATCGAGCAAGAATTAGCAGAATTGCGCAATGAGAAGAGTGGCTTGCAGAATTTGCTCGACGATCCTTCGGCGATGAAACGTTGCATCATCAAAGAAATCGAAGGCGACGCTAAACAATATGGCGATGCGCGCCGCACCTTGATTGAAGAAGCACAAAAAGCCTCGGTCGAACAAAAAGTCATCGACGAGCCGGTCACCGTTGTGGTTTCTGAAAAAGGCTGGGTTCGTGCACGCACAGGTCATGATCATGATCCTGCCCAATTCACCTTCAAAGCAGGTGATAAATTGTATGGCACTTTCGAATGCCGTACGGTCGATAATTTACTCGTGTTCGGCTCCAATGGTCGTGTTTATTCTGTGGCGGTCTCTGCCCTGCCCGGTGCGCGCGGTGACGGCGTTCCAGTGACCACCTTGATCGACTTAGCCGCTGGCACTCGTATCATGCATTACTACGCTGGCAAAGCAGAAATTCAGTTACTGTTGGCGTCCACCGCTGGTTATGGCTTCACCGCCAAATTGGGTGATATGGTCGGACGTATGAAAGCGGGTAAAGCCTTTATGACGCTTGATGATGGTGATGAGCCATTAGCGCCAAGCGCGGTGTCAGAGGATGCAAGTGCGATTGCTTGTTTATCTGAAAAAGGACGTTTATTGGTGTTTGGTCTCAATGAAATCAAACAACTCTCGAGCGGTGGTCGTGGCGTGATCTTGATGGAGTTGGAAGACAAGGAGAAACTCTTGGCGGCAACTGCGATCAGTCAAAAAGGTGTCAAGGTTCATGGCATCGGCCGCGGTGGCAAAGCACAAGAAGTGAGTTTAAGCGCTTCGGGCTTAGCCAACCACATCGGCAAACGTGCACGCAAAGGCAAGGCTTTAGAAGCCAAAGTCAAAGCGCAAAGTCTGCAGAAAAATTAG
- the hutH gene encoding histidine ammonia-lyase — MSTTFTIQPGQFKLADLRAIWQAPVKLALAESAYAAINESSATIDRIVAKGDAAYGINTGFGKLAKTRIPDEDLELLQKNLILSHSVGSGELIADEVVRLIIAMKIASLARGFSGIRSSVIDTMIAAYNAGIMPAIPVKGSVGASGDLAPLSHMTLAIMGEGPVRVNGQMMDAKAALAQAGITPVVLAAKEGLALINGTQVSTALALNGLFLAERLLEAATITGALSVDAAKGSDAPFDPRIHAVRGQPGQIATANIYRTLLNGSEIRKSHLVNDERVQDPYCLRCQPQVMGACLDIINNAARTLLTEANAVTDNPLVFVDTNEVISGGNFHAEPVAFAADTLALAIAEIGSISERRIALLIDASISGLPPFLVQGSGLNSGFMIAHVTAAALASENKSHAHPSSVDTIPTSANQEDHVSMATYAGRRLHEMAHNTATIVGIELLAAAQGVDFHAPLKTSDALSKVHGMLRDKVTFYDKDRFFAPDIEAAKNLVVDGALSSQFADLYAHLYLA; from the coding sequence ATGAGCACAACATTCACCATTCAACCTGGCCAATTCAAACTCGCAGATTTGCGGGCGATTTGGCAGGCTCCTGTGAAATTGGCATTGGCTGAATCGGCCTATGCTGCGATCAATGAATCTTCCGCCACCATCGATCGTATCGTGGCCAAGGGGGATGCCGCCTACGGTATCAATACCGGTTTTGGTAAATTGGCCAAAACCCGCATTCCCGATGAAGATCTGGAATTACTGCAAAAGAATTTGATCTTGTCGCACTCGGTCGGCTCAGGTGAATTGATCGCTGATGAAGTCGTACGATTGATTATCGCGATGAAGATCGCAAGTTTGGCACGTGGTTTCTCGGGCATTCGTTCGTCCGTCATTGATACCATGATCGCCGCCTACAATGCGGGCATCATGCCAGCGATTCCAGTCAAAGGTTCCGTCGGTGCTTCGGGCGATTTGGCTCCTTTATCCCACATGACCTTAGCAATCATGGGCGAAGGCCCAGTGCGAGTGAATGGTCAGATGATGGATGCCAAAGCAGCCTTGGCCCAAGCTGGCATTACACCAGTGGTGTTGGCCGCGAAAGAAGGTTTGGCGCTGATCAATGGCACGCAAGTCTCAACCGCTTTAGCCTTGAACGGTTTGTTTTTAGCCGAACGTTTATTGGAAGCCGCGACTATTACCGGTGCTTTGTCCGTCGATGCGGCCAAGGGGAGTGATGCGCCGTTTGATCCACGGATTCATGCAGTACGAGGTCAACCTGGTCAAATCGCGACAGCAAATATCTATCGCACCTTGTTAAACGGCAGCGAGATTCGTAAGTCGCACTTGGTGAACGATGAGCGCGTACAAGATCCGTATTGCTTACGTTGCCAACCACAGGTGATGGGCGCGTGCTTAGACATCATCAACAATGCAGCGCGCACTTTGCTGACCGAAGCCAACGCCGTGACTGATAATCCTTTGGTGTTTGTGGATACCAACGAAGTCATTTCTGGTGGTAATTTTCACGCAGAGCCAGTGGCTTTCGCAGCCGATACATTGGCGTTGGCGATCGCAGAAATTGGTTCGATTTCGGAACGCCGTATTGCGCTGTTGATCGATGCTTCAATCTCCGGTTTGCCACCGTTCTTGGTGCAAGGCTCTGGTTTGAATTCTGGCTTCATGATTGCTCACGTGACAGCAGCTGCTTTAGCTTCCGAGAATAAATCGCATGCGCATCCTTCGAGTGTCGATACGATTCCAACTTCAGCAAATCAAGAAGACCACGTCAGTATGGCGACTTATGCTGGCCGTCGTTTGCATGAAATGGCGCACAATACCGCCACGATCGTCGGTATTGAATTATTGGCCGCAGCGCAAGGCGTTGATTTCCACGCCCCGCTGAAGACTTCCGATGCTTTGAGCAAAGTACATGGCATGCTGCGTGATAAAGTCACGTTCTACGACAAAGATCGTTTCTTTGCACCTGATATTGAAGCAGCAAAGAACCTCGTCGTTGACGGTGCGCTGAGCTCGCAATTCGCTGATTTGTACGCGCATTTGTATTTGGCATAA
- a CDS encoding HutD/Ves family protein: MRKWTPKDYKTMPWKNGGGSTTELAIFPEGAGIDQFIWRLSTATVAQDGPFSHFAQIDRSLAILSGAGMVLQASKEASEGVNEGVNEGVKLTQASMPHRFTGEEPIYAKLIDDTVVDLNLMTRRDVCQHYMQRLLGGDHEIREEQANQVLLFCERGQARIRHGMDLEAGDLILIDEEKAQAGIHFHLQTSEDSIVYLMRISFLS; the protein is encoded by the coding sequence ATGCGTAAATGGACGCCTAAAGATTACAAGACCATGCCCTGGAAAAATGGCGGAGGGAGCACGACCGAGCTCGCCATTTTTCCTGAGGGGGCGGGCATTGATCAGTTTATTTGGCGTTTGAGCACAGCGACGGTGGCGCAAGATGGGCCGTTTTCGCACTTCGCACAAATCGATCGTAGCTTAGCGATCTTGTCTGGTGCAGGCATGGTGCTGCAAGCGTCGAAAGAAGCCAGTGAAGGTGTTAATGAAGGCGTCAATGAAGGCGTCAAGTTGACGCAGGCCAGCATGCCGCACCGGTTCACAGGTGAAGAGCCGATTTACGCCAAGTTGATCGATGATACCGTGGTCGATTTGAATTTGATGACGCGACGCGATGTATGTCAGCACTATATGCAACGCTTACTTGGTGGTGATCACGAGATTCGCGAAGAGCAAGCCAATCAAGTGCTGCTGTTTTGCGAACGCGGTCAAGCGCGTATTCGCCATGGCATGGATTTGGAAGCGGGTGATTTGATTTTGATTGACGAAGAGAAAGCGCAAGCTGGCATTCATTTTCATTTGCAAACTTCGGAAGACAGCATTGTGTATTTGATGCGTATTAGCTTCCTCAGTTAG
- the hutI gene encoding imidazolonepropionase, whose amino-acid sequence MWDSLWINVHLATMRDGYGEIVDGAIAVKDGKIAWLGSVSALPADYQTKVIHDGQGCWLTPGLIDCHTHLVYAGNRSNEFEARLNGVAYEEIARQGGGIVSTVRATRAASEQELYEQSLPRLRSSLEQGITTIEIKSGYGLDTVSEAKMLRVARRMQAEHAVRVRTTFLGAHALPPEFAGRADDYIDEVCQHMLPAIAAEGLADAVDVFCEKIGFTPAQTERVFAAAKAHGLPVKLHAEQLSDQGGAALTARYQGLSADHLEYLTDSGIEAMREAGTVAVLLPGAFYFLRETKLPPIEALRKAGVAMAVASDCNPGTSPMTSPLLSMNMACTLFRLTPLEALQGTTIHAAKALGLADEVGSLEVGKRADFALWCITRPADLAYQIGINPHFMTVFAGQVRK is encoded by the coding sequence ATGTGGGATAGCTTGTGGATCAATGTGCATCTCGCGACCATGCGAGATGGTTACGGTGAAATTGTCGATGGCGCGATTGCTGTGAAAGATGGCAAGATTGCTTGGCTAGGATCTGTCAGTGCGCTACCGGCCGATTATCAAACTAAAGTGATCCATGATGGCCAAGGCTGTTGGTTGACGCCAGGTTTGATCGATTGTCATACCCACTTGGTCTATGCAGGTAATCGCAGTAATGAATTTGAAGCGCGTTTGAATGGTGTCGCTTACGAAGAAATCGCGCGCCAAGGCGGTGGCATTGTGTCGACGGTGCGGGCCACGCGCGCCGCTTCAGAGCAAGAATTGTACGAACAGAGTTTGCCACGTTTGCGTAGTAGTCTTGAGCAAGGCATTACGACCATCGAAATCAAATCGGGCTATGGCTTGGATACCGTTAGCGAAGCCAAGATGCTCAGAGTGGCGCGCCGTATGCAAGCTGAGCATGCCGTTCGTGTCAGAACCACCTTCCTAGGCGCGCATGCGCTCCCTCCAGAGTTCGCTGGTCGTGCTGACGATTACATCGATGAAGTGTGTCAGCATATGTTGCCAGCCATTGCGGCCGAAGGTTTGGCGGATGCGGTCGATGTTTTTTGTGAAAAAATCGGCTTCACTCCAGCGCAAACCGAACGTGTTTTTGCCGCCGCGAAGGCGCACGGCTTACCGGTGAAATTGCATGCGGAACAGTTATCCGATCAAGGCGGCGCTGCCTTGACCGCACGTTATCAAGGACTATCGGCAGATCATCTTGAATACCTTACTGACAGCGGAATTGAAGCAATGCGTGAGGCCGGTACGGTGGCGGTACTCTTGCCGGGGGCTTTCTATTTCTTACGTGAGACCAAATTGCCGCCGATTGAAGCATTGCGCAAAGCAGGTGTCGCGATGGCCGTGGCCAGTGACTGTAATCCCGGCACGTCGCCAATGACTTCTCCCTTGTTGAGTATGAATATGGCGTGCACCTTATTCCGCCTAACTCCGCTCGAGGCTTTGCAAGGAACCACGATTCATGCAGCAAAAGCGTTGGGTCTCGCTGATGAAGTCGGTAGCCTGGAAGTCGGCAAACGTGCCGACTTTGCCCTGTGGTGTATCACGCGCCCGGCAGATTTAGCGTATCAGATTGGGATTAACCCACATTTCATGACGGTGTTTGCCGGCCAAGTGCGGAAATGA